From the Candidatus Zixiibacteriota bacterium genome, the window ACAAGAATTAGCACGGATCACCGAAATCGGTGGGCTGTACCTTATTCTGCTCGATCCATCGTTCGACATCGTTATTATCGAATAATACTCGCCTGCCCATTTTGACATATGGAATCTCACGTCTTTGCGATACCCATGAATCAATCGTATGGAGACTAAGGCCAAGATATTCGGCAAGCTGTTTCTTATCGAAGAATCTACTCTTACTCATTGGGCACCCCCTCCCAGAACGACTCATAGTAGTCCTGAGCGGTAACATAATGGCGAAATACAAGTCCGTCGCCCAGTTCGTACTTAGGGTCGTCAATGAGAGTATGTAGGTAACCGAGAAGATTGTTGATCTCTTTACATGAATCCTCAATGCGCTGATATAGCCGCCAGCAACAGAAGACAATCCAAGATGGTGTACCCTTCTTTGCAAGCTGTCCGGCCAGCTTCCAATAGTTGCCTTTATAATTATTTTGTATGGTGTCCTGGAAGTCGTAGGATTCTTCAGCCACTTTTTTAAGTGCCTTAACTGCCCAGCTCAGTTCTTCTTTTTTAGAGTCAACCGGCGAAGCCGGTGATATTTCTTTTGTATAGTTTTCTTTCTTTTCTTTTGTATGCGCCCTATT encodes:
- a CDS encoding helix-turn-helix domain-containing protein, translated to MSKSRFFDKKQLAEYLGLSLHTIDSWVSQRREIPYVKMGRRVLFDNNDVERWIEQNKVQPTDFGDPC
- a CDS encoding replication protein, with translation MGILTWQMNWSINSVGILITGQEWRILWVVFRQTYGYIEKDRKGNPIKDSGGFVKKKTDRISHSQFAEKTGIDRRKCNILLKSLVEKGVLLKIKNPNRTVRYGFQKDYDKWAEYQKRPTATQKDGRVPPKRMAKLPPNRAHTKEKKENYTKEISPASPVDSKKEELSWAVKALKKVAEESYDFQDTIQNNYKGNYWKLAGQLAKKGTPSWIVFCCWRLYQRIEDSCKEINNLLGYLHTLIDDPKYELGDGLVFRHYVTAQDYYESFWEGVPNE